From Humisphaera borealis, the proteins below share one genomic window:
- a CDS encoding amidohydrolase family protein: MRFLPNAIRLTLAVFLGFVAFGGGAPSAEPPAAAIKFIDVHVHAHPCTPGGLDVVAEWMARNQIDRCIVSPLNHKGSRDYTDDDRKTMLANFAHYKGRIDRMCIIDAGQVQTVDEAVKILQKEVADGAIAFGEHYGVGLMFDDPKNMLLYEACEKVGLPVMFHIDQNKNMVEKGMERVDNVLKRFPKCRLIAHAYWWRQLKDADRQLQQFPNLYADVSGTVVPDLLSRDTKFAREFVIRNQDKLLFGTDEGWWSFKKNPSPYKHYTFFESLDLPAEVRYKVYRGNAEKLFGWKGVEKK, encoded by the coding sequence ATGCGATTTCTACCCAACGCGATTCGGCTGACGCTGGCAGTATTCCTGGGGTTTGTCGCGTTTGGCGGCGGCGCGCCATCGGCCGAGCCGCCGGCCGCTGCCATCAAGTTCATTGATGTGCATGTCCACGCGCATCCCTGCACGCCCGGCGGACTGGACGTTGTGGCCGAATGGATGGCGCGGAACCAGATCGACCGCTGCATTGTCAGCCCGCTGAATCACAAGGGGTCCCGCGACTACACCGACGACGATCGAAAGACCATGCTCGCGAACTTTGCCCATTACAAGGGCAGGATCGATCGCATGTGCATCATCGACGCCGGCCAGGTGCAGACGGTCGATGAGGCGGTGAAGATTCTTCAGAAAGAGGTCGCCGACGGCGCGATTGCCTTCGGCGAGCACTACGGCGTGGGGCTGATGTTCGACGATCCGAAGAACATGCTGCTTTACGAGGCGTGCGAGAAGGTCGGCCTGCCGGTGATGTTCCACATCGACCAGAATAAGAACATGGTCGAGAAGGGCATGGAGCGGGTGGACAACGTCCTCAAGCGATTTCCCAAGTGCAGGCTGATTGCCCATGCCTACTGGTGGCGGCAGTTGAAGGACGCCGACCGTCAGCTCCAGCAGTTTCCGAACCTGTATGCCGACGTGTCGGGCACGGTGGTCCCCGACCTGCTGAGCCGCGATACCAAGTTTGCCCGCGAGTTCGTCATCCGTAACCAGGACAAACTGCTGTTCGGCACCGATGAGGGATGGTGGTCGTTCAAGAAAAACCCGTCGCCGTACAAGCACTACACCTTCTTCGAATCGCTCGATCTTCCCGCCGAGGTGCGCTACAAGGTCTATCGCGGCAACGCCGAGAAGCTGTTCGGGTGGAAGGGGGTGGAGAAGAAGTGA
- a CDS encoding DUF3863 domain-containing protein, with product MKRLLAATAFGVLLVGMACSALQHKTGTDNAVPAAPAAPTATDAPLTLMGHRFVTFATVVRVRQIEVTRETAHGPDESSLHTPAEAKLFRETIARAWPGARITWAFTWLALNDQRPDYQALRKLVVSYHQQLGDEVTFLPAGYFANMYNSREQVNRDLHDGLRLVSEMVGNGYRPRCVIAGFLSAQNLRYLSETEGIHVCQGNIWSQHAVDNGDGDGSVAYPYYPSREHFLKPAQGKEDKIDCVNLDGWTVDFLNARRAGQTGGFRSRAGVGPIETLLGYGTEKGLAQMLATTATHFDDGFKANGFAWVTSIWELALVEGRKIYGYRGRNGMDGLEQWLTEIRRRWPEAKCITHGEFGTLWRQQFKDNEKLDYQFVKRGSGFPGSEPEKQIRWFMNKDFRLALLGDAGRDASEVVIDFTRYDLPAQEPPDPQPGKHVRNWSLMNRLNQKGLRPADKPVPLSALSAEEQALIKRHYPDLLK from the coding sequence ATGAAGAGACTGCTCGCGGCGACGGCTTTTGGCGTTCTCCTGGTGGGCATGGCCTGCAGTGCCCTGCAACACAAGACCGGCACCGACAACGCTGTGCCTGCGGCACCCGCCGCCCCAACCGCAACCGACGCACCGCTTACCCTTATGGGGCACCGGTTCGTCACGTTCGCCACCGTCGTGCGGGTCCGGCAGATCGAGGTCACCCGGGAAACGGCTCATGGCCCGGATGAATCCAGCCTGCACACGCCCGCCGAGGCGAAGCTGTTTCGCGAAACCATCGCCCGCGCCTGGCCCGGGGCAAGGATCACCTGGGCCTTCACCTGGCTCGCGTTGAACGACCAACGGCCGGACTACCAGGCCCTGCGGAAGCTCGTGGTCTCCTACCACCAGCAACTCGGCGACGAGGTCACCTTTCTTCCGGCCGGATACTTCGCGAACATGTACAACTCCCGCGAGCAGGTGAATCGTGACCTGCACGACGGGCTTCGGCTCGTGTCGGAGATGGTGGGCAACGGCTATCGGCCTCGCTGCGTGATCGCCGGCTTCCTCTCCGCCCAGAACCTGCGTTATCTCTCCGAAACCGAAGGCATCCACGTCTGCCAGGGGAACATCTGGAGCCAGCACGCCGTCGACAACGGCGACGGTGACGGCTCCGTCGCCTACCCCTACTACCCGTCGCGCGAACACTTCCTGAAACCGGCTCAGGGCAAGGAAGACAAGATCGACTGCGTCAACCTCGACGGCTGGACCGTGGACTTCCTCAACGCCCGTCGCGCCGGGCAAACCGGAGGCTTCAGGAGCCGTGCCGGCGTCGGGCCCATCGAGACACTCCTGGGCTACGGAACGGAAAAAGGCCTTGCACAAATGCTCGCCACCACGGCCACGCATTTCGACGACGGCTTCAAAGCAAACGGCTTCGCCTGGGTGACCAGCATCTGGGAACTGGCATTGGTCGAAGGTCGCAAGATCTACGGCTATCGCGGCCGCAACGGCATGGATGGCCTGGAGCAATGGCTCACTGAAATCCGCCGCCGCTGGCCGGAAGCCAAGTGCATCACCCACGGCGAGTTCGGCACACTCTGGCGGCAGCAGTTCAAGGACAACGAAAAACTTGATTACCAGTTCGTCAAGCGAGGCTCGGGGTTCCCGGGGTCTGAACCCGAAAAGCAGATACGCTGGTTCATGAACAAGGACTTCCGCCTGGCATTGCTGGGGGACGCCGGCCGCGACGCCTCCGAGGTCGTCATTGATTTCACGCGATACGACTTGCCGGCCCAAGAGCCGCCCGATCCGCAGCCGGGCAAGCACGTCCGCAACTGGAGCCTGATGAACCGACTGAACCAGAAGGGGCTAAGGCCCGCTGACAAGCCGGTGCCCTTGTCGGCGCTTTCAGCCGAAGAACAGGCACTCATCAAGCGGCATTACCCCGACCTGTTGAAGTAG
- the fusA gene encoding elongation factor G, with translation MSRDLTKIRNIGIAAHIDAGKTTTSERILYYTGRVHKIGEVHEGTAVMDFDPEEQKRGITINSAATFCEWSRGNWVTKTPPTADQLYNINLIDTPGHVDFTAEVERSLRVLDGAVAVFDGKEGVEAQSETVWRQATKYNVPRICFVNKMDKVGADYEYCYQTILDRLGAPAIPVVVPLGKADTFRGVIDLISKIVYQPEKYGDDKDKGQTVTMKSVDSLEGVDKENYERYRSIMLEKVAELDDALAEKYLEDPESLTEKEIRAALRKGTIDFKAHPLFCGSAYQYVGVQQVLDGVIDFLPAPTDISEVKGHDLKDHEKEIVRKLVPEEPFCGLAFKIVDDKFGTLTYVRVYSGVLEQGTRVLNANKNSKENISRMFQMSANDRIPRDRAEAGDIVAVIGVQEAMTGDTLCDLDDPIILERPTFPEPVISMSIEPKAAADKDKLSQALTNLRRQDPTFQASYNKETGETIIAGMGELHLEIIKLRLTRDYKVEVVVGKPKVSYRECITGKAKDIRGVHKKQSGGRGQFGDCWISVEPFDGNGPDGKPLEADVLKKLKWEDGVAFENKIVGGTIPKEFIPSVEYGIRTTCKTGVLAGFPLINLKVTLTDGSYHDVDSSQIAFELAGRLAIIDAAKAAGLSLLEPIMKLVVTTPKDFVGNVTGDLNRRRGLILDSQERANAVMIEAEVPLSEMFGYTTELRSMSTGRAAAAMEPLKYAVVPTNVKNAILEENK, from the coding sequence ATGTCACGCGACCTCACCAAGATCCGCAATATCGGTATTGCCGCCCACATCGACGCCGGTAAGACGACCACGTCCGAACGAATCCTGTATTACACGGGCCGCGTTCACAAGATCGGCGAAGTGCACGAAGGCACCGCCGTCATGGACTTCGATCCCGAAGAACAGAAGCGCGGCATCACGATCAACAGCGCCGCGACGTTCTGCGAATGGAGCCGCGGCAACTGGGTCACCAAGACGCCGCCGACCGCGGACCAGCTGTACAACATCAACCTGATCGACACGCCGGGCCACGTCGACTTCACTGCCGAAGTCGAACGCTCCCTGCGCGTGCTCGACGGCGCTGTCGCTGTCTTCGACGGTAAGGAAGGCGTCGAAGCCCAGTCGGAAACCGTTTGGCGTCAGGCGACTAAGTACAATGTGCCCCGTATCTGTTTCGTCAATAAGATGGACAAGGTCGGCGCGGACTATGAGTACTGCTACCAGACGATCCTGGATCGCCTGGGCGCTCCGGCGATCCCGGTCGTGGTCCCACTTGGCAAAGCCGACACCTTCCGCGGCGTCATCGACCTGATCAGCAAGATCGTCTATCAACCGGAAAAATACGGCGACGACAAGGACAAGGGCCAGACCGTCACGATGAAGTCGGTGGACAGCCTGGAAGGCGTTGACAAGGAAAACTACGAGCGATACCGCTCGATCATGCTCGAGAAGGTCGCCGAACTGGATGACGCCCTGGCCGAAAAGTACCTGGAAGACCCTGAATCACTGACGGAAAAGGAAATCCGCGCTGCTCTGCGAAAGGGCACGATCGATTTTAAGGCCCATCCGCTGTTCTGTGGATCGGCTTACCAGTACGTCGGCGTGCAGCAGGTTCTGGACGGCGTCATCGACTTCCTGCCGGCGCCGACCGACATCTCGGAAGTCAAAGGCCACGACCTCAAGGACCATGAAAAGGAAATCGTCCGCAAGCTGGTGCCGGAAGAGCCGTTCTGCGGGCTGGCGTTCAAGATCGTCGACGACAAGTTCGGCACGCTGACCTACGTTCGTGTGTACTCGGGCGTCCTCGAGCAGGGCACCCGCGTGCTGAACGCGAATAAGAACAGCAAGGAAAACATCAGCCGTATGTTCCAGATGTCGGCCAACGACCGTATTCCGCGCGATCGCGCGGAAGCCGGTGACATCGTGGCCGTCATCGGCGTTCAGGAAGCCATGACCGGCGACACCCTGTGCGACCTCGACGACCCGATCATCCTGGAACGCCCGACGTTCCCGGAACCGGTCATCAGCATGTCGATCGAGCCCAAGGCGGCCGCCGACAAGGACAAGCTCAGTCAGGCGCTGACAAACCTGCGTCGCCAGGACCCGACGTTCCAGGCGAGCTACAACAAGGAAACCGGCGAGACCATCATCGCCGGCATGGGCGAGCTGCATCTTGAAATCATCAAGCTACGTCTGACGCGCGACTACAAGGTCGAAGTCGTCGTCGGCAAGCCCAAGGTCAGCTACCGTGAGTGCATCACCGGCAAGGCCAAGGACATCCGCGGCGTTCACAAGAAGCAGTCGGGTGGTCGTGGTCAGTTCGGCGATTGCTGGATTAGCGTCGAGCCGTTCGACGGCAACGGCCCCGACGGCAAGCCGCTCGAAGCCGACGTGCTCAAGAAGCTCAAGTGGGAAGACGGCGTCGCGTTCGAGAACAAGATCGTCGGCGGCACGATTCCCAAGGAGTTCATCCCGTCGGTGGAATACGGGATCCGCACCACCTGCAAGACGGGTGTGCTCGCCGGCTTCCCGCTGATCAACCTCAAGGTCACGCTGACCGACGGCAGCTACCACGACGTCGACTCGAGCCAGATCGCGTTCGAACTGGCCGGCCGACTGGCGATCATCGACGCGGCCAAGGCGGCGGGTCTCTCGCTGCTGGAGCCGATCATGAAGCTGGTCGTCACGACGCCGAAGGACTTCGTCGGTAACGTCACCGGCGACCTGAACCGCCGCCGCGGCCTGATCCTGGACAGCCAGGAGCGCGCCAACGCGGTCATGATCGAAGCCGAAGTGCCGCTGAGCGAAATGTTCGGCTACACGACGGAACTGCGTTCGATGTCCACCGGTCGCGCCGCCGCGGCGATGGAGCCGTTGAAGTACGCGGTCGTTCCGACCAACGTGAAGAACGCGATCCTGGAAGAGAACAAGTAG